AGCCATTGTCTGGGGGGGAGAACACAGGCACAGGCTCAAGGCTGGGTCAGAACAGCCTGGGCAAGAATCGCTTCCAGCACCGCTGCACTGTGTTCATCCGAAAATCTCCCAGAGTATGCCACACGAAATTGAACCAGCCGTGTCGCTGTTGTTTGAGGGCACATGCCGGGACAGAGCCGCGTCCCGGAGCCGCATCCTCCCCTGGCCTACCCCGGCCTGAGGGGCCCGGGCCTTGCCCCGCGCCCGGCCGAGGAGGCCTctcagccccgctcccggcggGGACGCGGCTCTCCCGGCGGGCAGAGGCCGATCCGCCGGCCCGGAGGAGCCGCAGCCGCTCCCGCCGGGGTCGATCTGAGCCCCTTTCCCCGCTCCCGGAGCCCGCCAgtccccccgccccgctccccgaGCCGCCGAGGCGGACGTGGCGCTGCGGAAAGGCCGATGCGTTCACCCGCCTCGGTGCCGCTTCCGGAGCTGCCGGAGAGCCCCCCCCCGTCCCGTACCGGCAGCGGAGCGCGGGCGGTGCCTCCtcaggggaaggggcagggcGGGAAGCGGCGCGAGGCCGCGGCCGCCGCTATGAGAGCGCCGGGGGCGGGAGGGGCCGCTCCGCCCGCGGCCTcgccggcagcgccgcccgACCCcgctgggagggagggagcgccGGGGTGCGGCGGGCATGGAGCGGGGCCGGGAcggggaggaggagctggaggaggaggaggaggaggatgaggatgaggatgaggatgaggaggatggcGGCCCGGAGAGCGCTCTGGAGAAGAGCCCGTTCCAGCTGACGGCCGCGGATGTGTACGACATCTCCTCCGTGGTGGGCCgggacctgctgcagctccGCGCCGGGCCGCAGCtgcccgccgcccgcgcccggCTGCAGTTCAGGATCGTCCGGgtgctggagatgctggaggCGCTGGTGAGCGAGAGCAGCGTGACCGAGGAGCAGCTGCGGCGGGAGCGGGACAGCCTCCGGCGGGAGCTCGAGCAGCTGCGGGCGGCGGCCCGAGGGAGCGACCCGCAGGTGGGTGCGGGACTCGGCCGGGCACACAGAACACGGCTGGGACACAGGGGACTCGGCCGGGCACACAGAACACGGCCGGGGCACACGGGACACgggctccttccccagcacGGGAACACCACGCGCGGGTCGCAGAGCGCACCCAGAACCACACCAGATGGGCCGGCCGATACTTGTGGTCTCTTTTGTGTCAGCAGGACGAGTCTCACAAAGTCACTTCCCGTCTTTGGCCATGAAAGCCTTGAAGCTCTTTCTTTTGGGGGTGGTTAGGATCGCAGTGCTGTGGATTCCTCGCTCCAGTTTCACTGCAGTGGCTGACCCAGCAAAGTTGGGTCAGTCACACACAAAGTTCAGAGTACAAACCTACCGTGTTCAGCTCTTGCACTGCACCGATCCCATAGAAACAACTGTATGCAAACACTGAGGCTTTGTTACCCCCTGTGAGGGAAATGGATGCCTTGATTACTTCAAAGGTTTTTAATCAAATAAGGCGAGTTCAGGTCTCACCTTTCTTTGACACGGAATTTTGGTGTGGCATTAGATGGCTCAGCCTCACTCATCATCTGAGAACAATCTGATAAAAGCATCTTCTTGACAACTAAATTGCAAACTCTTTGGGACAGAGACTTTGCTTTTAACTGTGGTCAGTGCTTGTCACAGTTGTGGCCTGTACTTGGCTGGGGAACACAGTCACTAAGGGAATACAGAAATATGAAGAACTATAATTAACTGCTTGGGAAAATAATAATCAGGATTGTGATGAATTCGTACCAATTTCATATTTATAAAACCCAGATATTTTACTCGCTGAATGCTGAGTTGAGAGGTTACAAGATCCACCCCTGTTTATCTTACAGCCCAGCCTTGGCCCAGATCAAATGGTGATAGACCTCACAGACCCCAACCGGCCCCGGTTCACGTTACAGGAGCTCCGGGATGTATTGCAAGAGAGGAACCAGCTGAAAGCTCAGCTTCTGGTGGTGCAAGAGGAGCTACAGTGCTATAAGAGGTAAAGCTTGAAGTCAGCAGAGAACTAATAACAAGTACTTCATGAAGCATATCAGTTGAGAGTCTGGAAAGTTTGAGCCCCTAGGTCAGGATAGGCATTGTCCAGATATGTAAGTgacccctgtgctccccagagCATACAaatgaacaaagaaaaatggGGGAACAATGAAGTCTCTGTGCAACACGATTTGAAAAGCAAACTCCCTTTTCCTCTGCACAGTTCCCAGCCCATTCCCATCATTGTCCCACTCTCAGCCTACACAGAGTTACTCCCACTCCACATCCAGGCTGGATTTTCCTGCACAGGAATTCATCTGTGCAgtcacagcagctgcacacacagtGTCTAAAGCCACACTACATACCAAAGAGCACGGGGGGTTTCCAGCTCAGCTTCAGTCAAactttccttcctcctgcagcacaaCGCTGGTTGATCTCCGGTCCTTCACTCCCACGGGGGTGAGGCACTGATCTAGAAACAGAATATTGAGCTCTTTCATCATTCATGATaagctgtggggtttttaagACTGCCAACAGAGTGTTGTGTAAGGCCAAGTGATTTCAGAGAAGGGTTTGGTCTTTCCTGAAGGGAGAGTCAGTGTGAGTCAGAGTGGGATGTGGGAAGGGTCTCGATCTTGGTGCTACAAATTCATTCACCCCAAAGGCTCTCCTTCCCAAcctctgctccctttccttAGGTTGGATTATAAACTCTTTGGGTCaagaaatttcttcttaatCTAGACACAAACTGTGTGAGCACATTAGATTTCACTTGGGATGTCTCAGCAGCACCCTCCTGGAAACAGAGAGCCCGCCCTTTGCTTTGTCTGTAACAGGCAGGTTAAGCCAAGAAGTTACACCTAAATCCAAGATTTTACAAACTGCCTGacagcactgctccagctcagctggctgctttgctgtgcagcagtgcaatggctttttgctttgatttcccAGCTGTTACACAGTTTAGTACAGACCAAGTTAAAAATGTAACAGTGGGAATGTTTTCAGGTTTTTAGTGATCTGAGTCACAGTGCTGTGCACCAGGAACAGGCCAGGGCTGCTTTTCATGTCGAGTAATTTGTGAGGTTATCTCCTCATACAGTGTTACAGCTTAAGCCAAAACCCATTTTCCCTCTAAACAGTCACATAAAATCCTAATTGTAATTGTAGTAAAGAGTAATTGTGCGGGAGAAGAGGATAAATCTATGTTCTAAAAGGCCTTGTACACAGTGGAAATAAGCTCTGCATAACACAAGGTAACAAACATCTCAGAGACTGGCTCAAAGTGACTGGTGGTGTTTGGGGGCTGCATTTTTCATCATGATTTCTGGGTAGAAGTTACCATGCAGATGTTagagctctgcagtgtcaccaACAGCTCATTGTCTCATTTATCCAAGAGGAGAGTCTGCCTCAGAATCACCCCGTGCCTGGTGTCACACCAGTTTTTAACTGctctgtgtttttatttctgagtCCAGTTGAGTGTTGTTTGGCCACTCTTCACCTGCAGCTACTGCAGTCACAGGCTTTGATCCACTGAGCTCTCCAAATGACTGAGGTCAGCTCAGGACATGCTGTGAAAACACTGAGTGTGCAGGCTGGGAAAATCTCACCCTGTTCCAGGCAGGGAAAACACCCTTTGGTCAAAGCAAAACTGCTGCCTGGAGTAGGTGGTTACAGCTCCTGACCAAAGTGAGAATGGCAAAACCTAGAGCTGAGGCAAAGCCTTTCTTCTCTCCTCTGTAGGGTGGAAAGAGGAACAGGCAGCTGCCTTGCAGGGGAGCTGGGAACCTCCCATCTGTTGCCAGGCCTGGTGTGAGCCTGGGTGGCTGCGCTGGAGGTACCACACATCCACCCCTGCAGAAGTTCACCATTTGTGTCTGCACCCTCCTCTCACCCTTGGACTTCTGCACAAATCCAAGTGTGATTACACTTCCCTTTCACCCCCATTATGATTTGCCATTTTTTCTCTGTGGAGAAGTCAGCTTGTTACTTTTTTAGTGTTCTCATTAAAGCATAACCCTGGCACCATTACATTGCTGTATTTAGGGACAAGAATTCATTATTTTCAGTTCAGTACAAGGAAGAGGCTGGGCTGCCATCCCTGTCCTGTGAACACTCATTCACCCATGTCCAGTGAGAAGTTCAACTCATGCACTGTCACACTCtgcacaaaaaataaacaaaaccatttctttTCCCAGTGGGATCATCTCACAGAAAAGGGACCAAACAGAAGAACTGGAAAAAGCAGCCAGTGGCAGCAGTACTGGCACCAGAAAGGACAGTGAAGAGAAGACAATCATCAAACGGTTGTAAGTTTGTCTGCAGCTTTTGGGGCAGAATTTGTGAGAATATGGCCCGCTCCTCACACAGTGAATCCAGGGTGGATGCTGAACTTTAGCCTAGTTGGCTGGATATTGTTTTCTGCTCTCCATGTAAAGTCAAAAACCTGATAAAGCAATCTCTTCCTGGGGAAAAAGCACTGCACAGGAAAGCCACCTCCACCCAGGCAAGCAGGGAGTCACttttttcctaggaaaaacAAGACTCCTGAGCAAAATGATTCAATGctttcctcccctgccagcccctcagGGCCGTGCTGTGGGAGCACCCCAGCTGGCCCCAGGCTTTGCCTACATTGTACACAAAACCCACAAGCTCAGGGTCTATCCCTAAAGTCCCCCAAAATAGCACAGTGACAGGGCCAGCCTCCTGCCTGTTCCTTGTTTTCCAGTTCTAcattattgttttctttctgctattgatttctctcttttttaggttttcttttaaacatggaaaatgagCATCCTCAAGGACTTTGCTGCTGGTGAGAACGGCACTGATGAGCCTCAGAGGCCTTGGGAAAGACAATGATtggaagcagcagcatcactcCTACTGTAGAGAATGAGCAATCTCATTAAAATCACGTTGTATAATATTCTTTCAGAATAGATTTTACTCTGCTTTTTCAGAAACTGTTTGAAACAGACACTTTTTGTATTTCTTACTGTCAGACGTTATCCACatgtagaaaataaaatgtttgtatAAAGTTGGGGTTGATTCTTACTAAAAGAGTCGGTGATGATCTGTACTACAGCATACTTATCCTGTCCAGCTATCAGAACATTCAGCCCAAATGATTTTGTAAGAGGAAGATAACAGAGACCTGCCATTCACAAGTGGTTGTTCGGGGGTGAGATGAACAGTGGAGGAAGCACAGCAAAgcaagaaaagctgctgcaatTGGGCTCTGCCCACATGAAGGGCTGAGGTGCAGGAACAGATGCAccaaacatt
This is a stretch of genomic DNA from Ammospiza nelsoni isolate bAmmNel1 chromosome 18, bAmmNel1.pri, whole genome shotgun sequence. It encodes these proteins:
- the RILPL2 gene encoding RILP-like protein 2, with translation MERGRDGEEELEEEEEEDEDEDEDEEDGGPESALEKSPFQLTAADVYDISSVVGRDLLQLRAGPQLPAARARLQFRIVRVLEMLEALVSESSVTEEQLRRERDSLRRELEQLRAAARGSDPQPSLGPDQMVIDLTDPNRPRFTLQELRDVLQERNQLKAQLLVVQEELQCYKSGIISQKRDQTEELEKAASGSSTGTRKDSEEKTIIKRLFSFKHGK